Proteins encoded together in one Anopheles darlingi chromosome 3, idAnoDarlMG_H_01, whole genome shotgun sequence window:
- the LOC125953880 gene encoding kinesin-like protein unc-104 isoform X3 has translation MSSVKVAVRVRPFNSREIARESKCIIEMSGNTTCITNPKVPPGSCDSVKRFNYDYSYWSHDPRDLEFSTQAMVYSDIGEEMLQHSFDGYNVCIFAYGQTGAGKSYTMMGKQEDSQEGVIPMICKDLFRRIQETESDDLKYSVEVSYMEIYCERVRDLLNPKNKGNLKVREHPLLGPYVEDLSKLAVTSYQDIHDLIDEGNKARTVAATNMNETSSRSHAVFTIFFTQKRQDRMTSLETEKVSKISLVDLAGSERADSTGAKGTRLKEGANINKSLTTLGKVISALAEIASKSKKSKKADFIPYRDSVLTWLLRENLGGNSKTAMIAAISPADINYDETLSTLRYADRAKQIVCKAVVNEDANAKLIRELKEEIQKLRELLKAEGIEVQEEDECIIKSDKTESGGGGIVITEEGEDGEKKIHSPNRNRKRTGSSTEMAVDQLQASEKLIAELNETWEEKLKRTEQIRVQREAVFAEMGVAVKEDGITVGVFSPKKSPHLVNLNEDPTLSECLLYYIKDGLTRLGTSEANVPQDIQLSGSHILKEHCVFENKDGVVTLVPHKDALVYVNGRKVVDPEVLQTGSRVILGRNHVFRFTHPEQARERREKNKEVDVCETPGGNSGEIADWNFAQCELLEKQGIDLKAEMEKRLLALEEQYKREKRAADQEFEEQRKTYEARIDALQKQVEEQSMTMSMYSSYSPEDPEEDIFVNPLFESCWTAREAGLAAWAFRKWRYHQFTSLRDDLWGNAIFLKEANAISVELKKKVQFQFTLLTDTLYSPLPPELTPSSVAAITSGGQEDDFGHSPIPRTIVAVEVTDTKNGATHHWSLEKLRQRLELMREMYHNEAELSPTSPDYNVESLTGGDPFYDRFPWFRMVGRSFVYLSNLLYPVPLVHKVAIVNERGDVRGYLRVAVQPVMDEENADFSNGVKQSARILFDEEQNGQHKVPKIRTIPDKEEKYIEGGNEMGTKLEELEQEDADSGRGDSSVASELHESNDQEPGEHLQPGKEFTFRVTVLQATGIAAEYADIFCQFNFLHRHEEAFSTEPVKNSGSGAPLGFYHVQNITVPVTKSFIEYLKTQPIVFKVFGHYQHHPLHKDAKQDCQITRPPPRRMLPPSIPISQPVRSPKFGPLPCPPSSTVLAKHDVLVWFEICELAPNGEYVPAVVDHSDDLPCRGLFLLHQGIQRRIRITIVHEPTPEVKWKDIRELVVGRIRSQPEPADDEDSDSCVLSLGLFPGEVLEVPGDDRSFFRFEAAWDSSLHNSAMLNRVTQAGEQIFITLSAYLELENCARPAIITKDLSMIIYGRDARTGPRSLKHLFSGQYRNPEANRLSGVYELSLRRASEAGSPGVQRRQRRVLDTSSTYVRGEENLHGWRPRGDSLIFDHQWELEKLTRLEEVGRVRHLLLLRERLGMDTTPNPTTKTEKDVCNLAARASASPVHMVIPPSPQTPVKDQQTPALPERELLPRESELVWKCVKLIQGRIGGKELGASEGNSTASQAAADASPGDEGCADMNASYISSNSIELCSPERVDVPNGWEAPAPAPQTQDLSLRLYVPELEEIRVSPVVARKGYLNVLEHGGSGWKKRWVTVRRPYVFIFRSDKDPVERAVLNLATAQVECSEDQAAMVKVPNTFSVVTKHRGYLLQTLGDKEVHDWLYAINPLLAGQIRSRLARKNISSVSSSGSGAGESTVTGPSALTMAASQAQTNSSSSGGK, from the exons ATGTCGTCCGTTAAGGTGGCGGTCCGTGTGCGACCGTTTAACTCCCGGGAGATCGCCCGGGAGTCCAAATGTATCATCGAGATGTCCGGCAACACTACTTGCATCACAAACCCGAAAGTACCGCCAGGCTCCTGCGATTCGGTGAAACGCTTCAACTACGACTACTCATACTGGTCACACGAT CCGCGCGATCTGGAATTCTCTACACAGGCCATGGTCTACTCCGACATAGGAGAAGAGATGCTGCAACACTCGTTTGATGGCTATAATGTGTGCATCTTCGCGTATGGTCAAACAGGCGCCGGAAAATCATACACCATGATGGGCAAACAAGAAGACAGCCAGGAGGGTGTGATACCGATGATATGCAAGGATTTGTTCCGCCGAATACAGGAAACCGAGAGCGATGATCTGAAGTATTCCGTCGAGGTGTCCTACATGGAGATCTACTGTGAGCGTGTGCGGGATCTGCTGAACCCGAAGAACAAGGGCAACTTGAAGGTGCGCGAACACCCGCTGCTTGGACCGTATGTCGAGGATTTGTCGAAGCTTGCCGTCACCTCTTACCAGGACATTCACGATCTTATTGATGAGGGCAACAAAGCACG TACCGTCGCGGCGACCAACATGAACGAGACGAGCTCGAGATCCCATGCTGTGTTTACGATTTTCTTCACCCAAAAGCGTCAGGATCGCATGACCAGCCTCGAGACGGAGAAGGTTTCGAAGATTAGTCTGGTCGATTTGGCCGGCTCCGAGCGGGCGGACTCAACCGGTGCTAAGGGCACCCGGTTGAAGGAAGGCGCCAACATTAACAAGAGTCTCACCACGCTGGGCAAGGTCATTTCGGCGTTAGCAGAAATC GCATCAAAGAGTAAGAAATCAAAGAAAGCTGATTTCATTCCTTATCGTGATTCGGTTCTTACTTGGCTGCTGAGAGAGAACCTCGGTGGTAACTCTAAAACCGCCATGATAGCGGCCATATCGCCTGCCGATATCAACTATGATGAGACACTCAGCACCTTGCG ATATGCCGATCGTGCTAAGCAGATCGTTTGCAAGGCCGTCGTTAACGAGGACGCCAATGCTAAGCTTATCCGTGAGCTCAAGGAAGAAATACAGAAGCTGCGAGAACTACTCAAAGCCGAGGGCATCGAAGTACAGGAAG AGGACGAGTGCATTATCAAATCGGATAAAACTGAGTCCGGTGGAGGTGGCATTGTTATCACTGAGGAAGGTGAAGATGGTGAGAAGAAAATTCATTCGCCTAATCGCAACCGTAAGCGCACCGGTTCCAGCACCGAAATGGCAGTTGATCAGCTGCAGGCGAGTGAGAAGTTGATCGCCGAGCTGAATGAAACCTGGGAGGAAAAATTAAAGCGTACGGAGCAGATTCGCGTTCAGCGTGAGGCCGTTTTTGCCGAAATGGGGGTGGCGGTCAAGGAGGATGGCATAACGGTCGGTGTGTTCTCTCCCAAGAAATCACCACATCTGGTGAACTTGAATGAGGATCCCACTCTGTCGGAGTGTCTGTTGTACTACATCAAAGACG GGCTCACTCGTCTGGGAACATCGGAGGCAAATGTGCCACAGGATATACAGCTATCCGGGTCCCATATCTTGAAGGAACATTGCGTTTTCGAGAATAAGGACGGTGTAGTAACTTTGGTGCCGCACAAGGACGCGCTGGTATACGTGAATGGTCGAAAAGTGGTCGATCCGGAGGTGCTTCAGACAGGTTCGCGTGTTATTCTTGGACGCAATCACGTGTTTCGGTTCACACATCCGGAGCAGGCGCGTGAAAGGCGCGAGAAAAATAAGGAAGTGGATGTTTGCGAAACTCCGGGCGGCAACAGTGGTGAGATTGCCGATTGGAACTTTGCACAGTGTGAGCTGCTCGAAAAGCAAGGCATTGACTTGAAAGCCGAAATGGAGAAACGTTTGCTAGCCTTGGAGGAGCAGTACAAGCGCGAAAAGCGTGCTGCTGATCAAGAGTTTGAAGAGCAGCGTAAG ACCTACGAGGCTCGCATTGATGCACTGCAGAAGCAGGTGGAGGAGCAATCGATGACCATGTCTATGTATAGCAGCTATAGCCCCGAAGACCCAGAAGAAGACATTTTCG TAAATCCACTGTTTGAATCGTGCTGGACAGCACGTGAAGCCGGCTTGGCGGCTTGGGCTTTCCGTAAGTGGCGTTATCATCAGTTCACATCACTCCGCGATGATCTATGGGGCAATGCTATCTTCctgaaggaagcaaatgccATTTCGGtcgagctgaagaagaag GTGCAATTCCAATTCACACTTCTCACCGATACGCTGTACTCGCCACTTCCGCCGGAATTGACACCTTCGTCGGTTGCGGCGATAACCAGCGGTGGTCAAGAGGATGACTTCGGTCATTCACCGATCCCCAGAACTATCGTTGCCGTTGAGGTTACAGACACTAAAAACGGAGCTACTCACCACTGGAGCCTGGAAAAGCTACG ACAACGCCTGGAGCTGATGCGCGAAATGTATCACAATGAGGCTGAGCTGAGCCCAACTTCGCCGGATTATAATGTAGAAAGTTTGACTGGCGGTGATCCGTTCTATGATCGTTTCCCGTGGTTCCGCATGGTTGGCAG ATCGTTTGTGTACTTGAGCAACTTGCTTTATCCGGTTCCACTGGTTCATAAGGTGGCAATCGTGAACGAACGTGGAGATGTACGTGGCTACCTGCGTGTGGCCGTGCAACCCGTGATGGATGAAGAAAATGCCGATTTCAGTAACGGTGTAAAGCAGTCGGCTCGTATTCTGTTCGACGAGGAGCAGAACGGTCAGCATAAGGTACCGAAAATTCGCACCATTCCGGACAAGGAAGAGAAGTACATCGAGGGTGGTAATGAAATGGGCACGAAGCTCGAGGAATTGGAACAAGAGGATGCGGATTCAGGCCGCGGTGATTCAAGTGTTGCCTCGGAGTTGCACGAATCGAACGACCAGGAGCCGGGAGAACATCTGCAACCGGGCAAGGAGTTTACGTTCCGTGTCACGGTTCTGCAAGCTACCGGAATTGCAGCCGAGTATGCTGACATTTTCTGCCAGTTCAA CTTCCTGCACCGGCATGAAGAAGCTTTCTCGACGGAACCAGTTAAGAATTCTGGATCGGGTGCACCGCTTGGATTTTATCATGTGCAAAAC ATTACGGTACCGGTTACGAAGTCGTTTATCGAATACTTGAAGACACAGCCGATCGTGTTTAAGGTGTTTGGCCACTATCAGCATCATCCGTTGCACAAGGATGCGAAGCAGGACTGTCAGATCACGAGACCGCCACCAAGACGCATGCTACCACCGAGCATCCCCATCAGCCAACCAGTGCGCAGCCCCAAGTTTGGGCCCCTACCGTGCCCACCATCGTCGACGGTACTGGCCAAGCATGAtgtgttggtttggttcgaGATCTGTGAGCTAGCTCCCAACGGAGAGTATGTACCGGCCGTCGTCGATCATAGTGATGATCTGCCATGCCGTGGTCTGTTCCTGCTGCACCAGGGCATTCAGCGTCGTATTCGCATCACGATCGTACACGAGCCTACGCCGGAGGTGAAGTGGAAGGACATTCGGGAGCTGGTTGTAGGACGCATTCGTagccaaccggaaccggccgaCGATGAGGACTCGGACTCGTGCGTCCTCTCACTTGGTCTGTTCCCGGGCGAGGTGCTGGAGGTGCCGGGAGATGATCGTTCGTTCTTCCGCTTCGAAGCTGCCTGGGACTCCAGTCTGCACAATTCGGCAATGCTCAACCGTGTCACCCAGGCTGGTGAACAGATCTTCATCACATTGAGTGCATATTTGGAG CTTGAGAACTGCGCTCGACCAGCCATAATTACCAAGGATTTGAGCATGATTATCTATGGCCGCGATGCGCGCACTGGACCGCGATCACTGAAACATCTGTTTTCGGGCCAGTATCGCAACCCGGAAGCCAACCGTCTATCGGGAGTCTATGAACTGTCACTGAGAAGAGCTTCTGAAGCAGGTAGTCCAG GTGTACAAAGACGTCAGCGTCGCGTGCTGGACACTAGCTCCACCTATGTGCGGGGTGAAGAGAACCTGCACGGATGGCGACCACGTGGCGATTCGCTCATCTTTGACCATCAGTGGGAACTGGAGAAGCTCACCCGGCTCGAGGAAGTTGGCCGTGTTCGAcatttactgctgctgcgggaacGACTGGGAATGGATACGACACCGAATCCAACTaccaaaaccgaaaaggacGTTTGTAACCTGGCAGCCCGTGCCAGTGCTTCGCCCGTACACATGGTGATTCCACCATCTCCGCAGACACCGGTCAAGGATCAACAGACGCCGGCACTACCGGAGCGGGAACTGTTGCCCCGCGAGTCGGAGCTCGTGTGGAAGTGTGTCAAGCTGATCCAGGGACGTATCGGTGGTAAGGAGTTAGGAGCCAGCGAAGGCAACAGCACTGCGTCACAGGCCGCAGCCGACGCTTCGCCAGGCGATGAAGGCTGTGCGGATATGAATGCAAGCTATATCTCCAGCAACTCGATCGAGCTCTGCTCTCCGGAGCGTGTCGACGTACCGAACGGCTGGGAAGCCCCGGCACCGGCCCCACAGACGCAAGACCTGTCACTACGATTGTACGTGCCGGAGCTGGAAGAGATCCGCGTAAGCCCGGTGGTGGCTCGCAAGGGCTATCTGAATGTGCTGGAGCATGGTGGATCGGGATGGAAGAAACGTTGGGTCACGGTTCGCCGGCCGTACGTATTCATCTTCCGCTCCGATAAGGATCCGGTCGAACGGGCTGTTTTGAATCTAGCCACCGCACAAGTCGAATGCAGCGAGGATCAAGCAGCGATGGTGAAGGTTCCGAACACATTCAG TGTTGTTACCAAGCACCGAGGATATCTGCTGCAAACCTTGGGCGACAAGGAAGTGCACGATTGGTTGTATGCCATTAATCCCCTTCTGGCAGGTCAGATCAG ATCGCGGCTTGCGAGGAAAAATATTtccagcgtcagcagcagtggtagcgGTGCTGGTGAATCTACGGTGACGGGACCTTCCGCATTGACCATGGCTGCTTCGCAGGCCCAAACAAACAGCAGTAGTTCAGGCGGCAAATGA
- the LOC125953880 gene encoding kinesin-like protein unc-104 isoform X2 yields MSSVKVAVRVRPFNSREIARESKCIIEMSGNTTCITNPKVPPGSCDSVKRFNYDYSYWSHDPRDLEFSTQAMVYSDIGEEMLQHSFDGYNVCIFAYGQTGAGKSYTMMGKQEDSQEGVIPMICKDLFRRIQETESDDLKYSVEVSYMEIYCERVRDLLNPKNKGNLKVREHPLLGPYVEDLSKLAVTSYQDIHDLIDEGNKARTVAATNMNETSSRSHAVFTIFFTQKRQDRMTSLETEKVSKISLVDLAGSERADSTGAKGTRLKEGANINKSLTTLGKVISALAEIASKSKKSKKADFIPYRDSVLTWLLRENLGGNSKTAMIAAISPADINYDETLSTLRYADRAKQIVCKAVVNEDANAKLIRELKEEIQKLRELLKAEGIEVQEGPDGKVVCEKRDANKDECIIKSDKTESGGGGIVITEEGEDGEKKIHSPNRNRKRTGSSTEMAVDQLQASEKLIAELNETWEEKLKRTEQIRVQREAVFAEMGVAVKEDGITVGVFSPKKSPHLVNLNEDPTLSECLLYYIKDGLTRLGTSEANVPQDIQLSGSHILKEHCVFENKDGVVTLVPHKDALVYVNGRKVVDPEVLQTGSRVILGRNHVFRFTHPEQARERREKNKEVDVCETPGGNSGEIADWNFAQCELLEKQGIDLKAEMEKRLLALEEQYKREKRAADQEFEEQRKTYEARIDALQKQVEEQSMTMSMYSSYSPEDPEEDIFVNPLFESCWTAREAGLAAWAFRKWRYHQFTSLRDDLWGNAIFLKEANAISVELKKKVQFQFTLLTDTLYSPLPPELTPSSVAAITSGGQEDDFGHSPIPRTIVAVEVTDTKNGATHHWSLEKLRQRLELMREMYHNEAELSPTSPDYNVESLTGGDPFYDRFPWFRMVGRSFVYLSNLLYPVPLVHKVAIVNERGDVRGYLRVAVQPVMDEENADFSNGVKQSARILFDEEQNGQHKVPKIRTIPDKEEKYIEGGNEMGTKLEELEQEDADSGRGDSSVASELHESNDQEPGEHLQPGKEFTFRVTVLQATGIAAEYADIFCQFNFLHRHEEAFSTEPVKNSGSGAPLGFYHVQNITVPVTKSFIEYLKTQPIVFKVFGHYQHHPLHKDAKQDCQITRPPPRRMLPPSIPISQPVRSPKFGPLPCPPSSTVLAKHDVLVWFEICELAPNGEYVPAVVDHSDDLPCRGLFLLHQGIQRRIRITIVHEPTPEVKWKDIRELVVGRIRSQPEPADDEDSDSCVLSLGLFPGEVLEVPGDDRSFFRFEAAWDSSLHNSAMLNRVTQAGEQIFITLSAYLELENCARPAIITKDLSMIIYGRDARTGPRSLKHLFSGQYRNPEANRLSGVYELSLRRASEAGVQRRQRRVLDTSSTYVRGEENLHGWRPRGDSLIFDHQWELEKLTRLEEVGRVRHLLLLRERLGMDTTPNPTTKTEKDVCNLAARASASPVHMVIPPSPQTPVKDQQTPALPERELLPRESELVWKCVKLIQGRIGGKELGASEGNSTASQAAADASPGDEGCADMNASYISSNSIELCSPERVDVPNGWEAPAPAPQTQDLSLRLYVPELEEIRVSPVVARKGYLNVLEHGGSGWKKRWVTVRRPYVFIFRSDKDPVERAVLNLATAQVECSEDQAAMVKVPNTFSVVTKHRGYLLQTLGDKEVHDWLYAINPLLAGQIRSRLARKNISSVSSSGSGAGESTVTGPSALTMAASQAQTNSSSSGGK; encoded by the exons ATGTCGTCCGTTAAGGTGGCGGTCCGTGTGCGACCGTTTAACTCCCGGGAGATCGCCCGGGAGTCCAAATGTATCATCGAGATGTCCGGCAACACTACTTGCATCACAAACCCGAAAGTACCGCCAGGCTCCTGCGATTCGGTGAAACGCTTCAACTACGACTACTCATACTGGTCACACGAT CCGCGCGATCTGGAATTCTCTACACAGGCCATGGTCTACTCCGACATAGGAGAAGAGATGCTGCAACACTCGTTTGATGGCTATAATGTGTGCATCTTCGCGTATGGTCAAACAGGCGCCGGAAAATCATACACCATGATGGGCAAACAAGAAGACAGCCAGGAGGGTGTGATACCGATGATATGCAAGGATTTGTTCCGCCGAATACAGGAAACCGAGAGCGATGATCTGAAGTATTCCGTCGAGGTGTCCTACATGGAGATCTACTGTGAGCGTGTGCGGGATCTGCTGAACCCGAAGAACAAGGGCAACTTGAAGGTGCGCGAACACCCGCTGCTTGGACCGTATGTCGAGGATTTGTCGAAGCTTGCCGTCACCTCTTACCAGGACATTCACGATCTTATTGATGAGGGCAACAAAGCACG TACCGTCGCGGCGACCAACATGAACGAGACGAGCTCGAGATCCCATGCTGTGTTTACGATTTTCTTCACCCAAAAGCGTCAGGATCGCATGACCAGCCTCGAGACGGAGAAGGTTTCGAAGATTAGTCTGGTCGATTTGGCCGGCTCCGAGCGGGCGGACTCAACCGGTGCTAAGGGCACCCGGTTGAAGGAAGGCGCCAACATTAACAAGAGTCTCACCACGCTGGGCAAGGTCATTTCGGCGTTAGCAGAAATC GCATCAAAGAGTAAGAAATCAAAGAAAGCTGATTTCATTCCTTATCGTGATTCGGTTCTTACTTGGCTGCTGAGAGAGAACCTCGGTGGTAACTCTAAAACCGCCATGATAGCGGCCATATCGCCTGCCGATATCAACTATGATGAGACACTCAGCACCTTGCG ATATGCCGATCGTGCTAAGCAGATCGTTTGCAAGGCCGTCGTTAACGAGGACGCCAATGCTAAGCTTATCCGTGAGCTCAAGGAAGAAATACAGAAGCTGCGAGAACTACTCAAAGCCGAGGGCATCGAAGTACAGGAAG GACCGGACGGTAAAGTGGTTTGTGAAAAGCGAGATGCTAATA AGGACGAGTGCATTATCAAATCGGATAAAACTGAGTCCGGTGGAGGTGGCATTGTTATCACTGAGGAAGGTGAAGATGGTGAGAAGAAAATTCATTCGCCTAATCGCAACCGTAAGCGCACCGGTTCCAGCACCGAAATGGCAGTTGATCAGCTGCAGGCGAGTGAGAAGTTGATCGCCGAGCTGAATGAAACCTGGGAGGAAAAATTAAAGCGTACGGAGCAGATTCGCGTTCAGCGTGAGGCCGTTTTTGCCGAAATGGGGGTGGCGGTCAAGGAGGATGGCATAACGGTCGGTGTGTTCTCTCCCAAGAAATCACCACATCTGGTGAACTTGAATGAGGATCCCACTCTGTCGGAGTGTCTGTTGTACTACATCAAAGACG GGCTCACTCGTCTGGGAACATCGGAGGCAAATGTGCCACAGGATATACAGCTATCCGGGTCCCATATCTTGAAGGAACATTGCGTTTTCGAGAATAAGGACGGTGTAGTAACTTTGGTGCCGCACAAGGACGCGCTGGTATACGTGAATGGTCGAAAAGTGGTCGATCCGGAGGTGCTTCAGACAGGTTCGCGTGTTATTCTTGGACGCAATCACGTGTTTCGGTTCACACATCCGGAGCAGGCGCGTGAAAGGCGCGAGAAAAATAAGGAAGTGGATGTTTGCGAAACTCCGGGCGGCAACAGTGGTGAGATTGCCGATTGGAACTTTGCACAGTGTGAGCTGCTCGAAAAGCAAGGCATTGACTTGAAAGCCGAAATGGAGAAACGTTTGCTAGCCTTGGAGGAGCAGTACAAGCGCGAAAAGCGTGCTGCTGATCAAGAGTTTGAAGAGCAGCGTAAG ACCTACGAGGCTCGCATTGATGCACTGCAGAAGCAGGTGGAGGAGCAATCGATGACCATGTCTATGTATAGCAGCTATAGCCCCGAAGACCCAGAAGAAGACATTTTCG TAAATCCACTGTTTGAATCGTGCTGGACAGCACGTGAAGCCGGCTTGGCGGCTTGGGCTTTCCGTAAGTGGCGTTATCATCAGTTCACATCACTCCGCGATGATCTATGGGGCAATGCTATCTTCctgaaggaagcaaatgccATTTCGGtcgagctgaagaagaag GTGCAATTCCAATTCACACTTCTCACCGATACGCTGTACTCGCCACTTCCGCCGGAATTGACACCTTCGTCGGTTGCGGCGATAACCAGCGGTGGTCAAGAGGATGACTTCGGTCATTCACCGATCCCCAGAACTATCGTTGCCGTTGAGGTTACAGACACTAAAAACGGAGCTACTCACCACTGGAGCCTGGAAAAGCTACG ACAACGCCTGGAGCTGATGCGCGAAATGTATCACAATGAGGCTGAGCTGAGCCCAACTTCGCCGGATTATAATGTAGAAAGTTTGACTGGCGGTGATCCGTTCTATGATCGTTTCCCGTGGTTCCGCATGGTTGGCAG ATCGTTTGTGTACTTGAGCAACTTGCTTTATCCGGTTCCACTGGTTCATAAGGTGGCAATCGTGAACGAACGTGGAGATGTACGTGGCTACCTGCGTGTGGCCGTGCAACCCGTGATGGATGAAGAAAATGCCGATTTCAGTAACGGTGTAAAGCAGTCGGCTCGTATTCTGTTCGACGAGGAGCAGAACGGTCAGCATAAGGTACCGAAAATTCGCACCATTCCGGACAAGGAAGAGAAGTACATCGAGGGTGGTAATGAAATGGGCACGAAGCTCGAGGAATTGGAACAAGAGGATGCGGATTCAGGCCGCGGTGATTCAAGTGTTGCCTCGGAGTTGCACGAATCGAACGACCAGGAGCCGGGAGAACATCTGCAACCGGGCAAGGAGTTTACGTTCCGTGTCACGGTTCTGCAAGCTACCGGAATTGCAGCCGAGTATGCTGACATTTTCTGCCAGTTCAA CTTCCTGCACCGGCATGAAGAAGCTTTCTCGACGGAACCAGTTAAGAATTCTGGATCGGGTGCACCGCTTGGATTTTATCATGTGCAAAAC ATTACGGTACCGGTTACGAAGTCGTTTATCGAATACTTGAAGACACAGCCGATCGTGTTTAAGGTGTTTGGCCACTATCAGCATCATCCGTTGCACAAGGATGCGAAGCAGGACTGTCAGATCACGAGACCGCCACCAAGACGCATGCTACCACCGAGCATCCCCATCAGCCAACCAGTGCGCAGCCCCAAGTTTGGGCCCCTACCGTGCCCACCATCGTCGACGGTACTGGCCAAGCATGAtgtgttggtttggttcgaGATCTGTGAGCTAGCTCCCAACGGAGAGTATGTACCGGCCGTCGTCGATCATAGTGATGATCTGCCATGCCGTGGTCTGTTCCTGCTGCACCAGGGCATTCAGCGTCGTATTCGCATCACGATCGTACACGAGCCTACGCCGGAGGTGAAGTGGAAGGACATTCGGGAGCTGGTTGTAGGACGCATTCGTagccaaccggaaccggccgaCGATGAGGACTCGGACTCGTGCGTCCTCTCACTTGGTCTGTTCCCGGGCGAGGTGCTGGAGGTGCCGGGAGATGATCGTTCGTTCTTCCGCTTCGAAGCTGCCTGGGACTCCAGTCTGCACAATTCGGCAATGCTCAACCGTGTCACCCAGGCTGGTGAACAGATCTTCATCACATTGAGTGCATATTTGGAG CTTGAGAACTGCGCTCGACCAGCCATAATTACCAAGGATTTGAGCATGATTATCTATGGCCGCGATGCGCGCACTGGACCGCGATCACTGAAACATCTGTTTTCGGGCCAGTATCGCAACCCGGAAGCCAACCGTCTATCGGGAGTCTATGAACTGTCACTGAGAAGAGCTTCTGAAGCAG GTGTACAAAGACGTCAGCGTCGCGTGCTGGACACTAGCTCCACCTATGTGCGGGGTGAAGAGAACCTGCACGGATGGCGACCACGTGGCGATTCGCTCATCTTTGACCATCAGTGGGAACTGGAGAAGCTCACCCGGCTCGAGGAAGTTGGCCGTGTTCGAcatttactgctgctgcgggaacGACTGGGAATGGATACGACACCGAATCCAACTaccaaaaccgaaaaggacGTTTGTAACCTGGCAGCCCGTGCCAGTGCTTCGCCCGTACACATGGTGATTCCACCATCTCCGCAGACACCGGTCAAGGATCAACAGACGCCGGCACTACCGGAGCGGGAACTGTTGCCCCGCGAGTCGGAGCTCGTGTGGAAGTGTGTCAAGCTGATCCAGGGACGTATCGGTGGTAAGGAGTTAGGAGCCAGCGAAGGCAACAGCACTGCGTCACAGGCCGCAGCCGACGCTTCGCCAGGCGATGAAGGCTGTGCGGATATGAATGCAAGCTATATCTCCAGCAACTCGATCGAGCTCTGCTCTCCGGAGCGTGTCGACGTACCGAACGGCTGGGAAGCCCCGGCACCGGCCCCACAGACGCAAGACCTGTCACTACGATTGTACGTGCCGGAGCTGGAAGAGATCCGCGTAAGCCCGGTGGTGGCTCGCAAGGGCTATCTGAATGTGCTGGAGCATGGTGGATCGGGATGGAAGAAACGTTGGGTCACGGTTCGCCGGCCGTACGTATTCATCTTCCGCTCCGATAAGGATCCGGTCGAACGGGCTGTTTTGAATCTAGCCACCGCACAAGTCGAATGCAGCGAGGATCAAGCAGCGATGGTGAAGGTTCCGAACACATTCAG TGTTGTTACCAAGCACCGAGGATATCTGCTGCAAACCTTGGGCGACAAGGAAGTGCACGATTGGTTGTATGCCATTAATCCCCTTCTGGCAGGTCAGATCAG ATCGCGGCTTGCGAGGAAAAATATTtccagcgtcagcagcagtggtagcgGTGCTGGTGAATCTACGGTGACGGGACCTTCCGCATTGACCATGGCTGCTTCGCAGGCCCAAACAAACAGCAGTAGTTCAGGCGGCAAATGA